In Chryseobacterium sp., the genomic window GAAGAAATCCATTTTGAGTTTCTCACCGTCCACAGGGTTTTTGATCATATTGGTAAGACCAAAACTGTAGCGTGCGTCCAGAAAAAGCCCTTTATAAATTTTGAAATCAGCACCAAAGAACAACCCGAACTCAGTTGATTTCAGATGATCATTAAACTGCTGTTCCAAAAACTGTTCTCCTTCTCTGATGGCTCTCGGATCCGGCATTCCTCCGCTCACTTCAATTTTAACGCTTGTATTTGTTTTAAAGCTTACATAGGGTCCCGCATATACCCCGAATTCAGGAACCGGATAGTATTTTGCGGATACAGGGATCACAATCCTGTTAAAACGAAGTTTCTCAGTCACGGTAATACCAGACATCCCTACTTCTACTTTTCCTCCGAGGTTGGCATATTGAACCTCTCCCTGAACTGCAAATTTATTAGTGAATTTGTGCTCAACCAAAGCTCCGATATAAAACCCGGACTTGGATTTTAATCCTCCGCTTACACCTTCAAATTCAGGATCCTCATTAGAATTCAGTTTTGATAAGGTATACCCTCCTTTTACCCCAAAATTAGTTTGTGCATTCAAACCAGCAACAACAGCAAGAGCTGATGCCAATAAGATTTTTTTCATGATTATTATATTTAATTTCTATTTGAAATAAAGCTTAAAAAGAAACTCTTCCGGCTTTACTTATATGGTTTTGTTTTTTATTTTGCAAACACGTATTTAACTCCAAAAGTCACGGAAGATAAGTTCAATCCGAATTGATACTTGTTCTTTCTGGTCGCTCCTTCATAGTCGGCTTTATACGTATTATATCCAAATTCTCCCAGAGTAGCTTCAATACTCCAGTTTTTGTTTAGGAAATAATCTAAACCAGGTTTGATATTAACCCCAATACGAGTATACTTATTTTTTTGAGAAAAATAGTAATTAAAGAAAGGATCTCCTCCATCACTAGCGGAACTTGATTCTATTTTCTCCTGGCCAAACTCCAATGGAACCAGTAATTGGCCAAAGATGTACAGCTTTTCAGACAAAGTCCAGTACTTTCTTACAAATGGAGTTACCACAAATGCATTATCCGTATCTTTAATTTCAAGTACATTGCTGATAGCAGCATCACCTACTTCATATTTTGAAACAGCACTTTTATAACCTACTCCTAATCCTACAGCCAAATTGGAAGCAACGAAATAACCTGCTGTAGGAAGAATTTTAAAAACATCATCCTTTCTACTGCCGTTGACTTCATTATTTTCATTGTGGTGATATTCTATCTGTCCGGAAAGATAAGTTGTTCCCTTAGCAATTTGGGCATTTGATAAACCAAAAAGTGCAACAGCACCTGTCAATAAGATTTTTTTCATGGGTATTATATTTAAAAATGGGTATACTAAAAAAGCCCTAAGAAATTCTCAGGGCTTTATTGCTATATGCTTTGTTTATTATTTTGCAAATACATATTTAACTCCGAAAGTTACAGAAGATAAATTCAATCCGAATTTATAATCGTTTACTCTCTTAGCTCCATCAACATCTAATTTGTTTGTGTTGTAACCAAACTCACCGATAGTAGCTTCGATAGACCAGTTCTTGTTTAAGAAATAATCTAAACCTGGCTTAATGTTAACACCGATTGAAGTGTAGTTAGCTTTATCAGAAGTAGAAGTAGAAGTTGTTGTAGATCCTGTAGTAACAGTTGCATCTTTTTCAGTTTTGTACTGACCGAACTCCATAGGAACTTCTAATTGACCGAAGATATATAATTTATCAGCTAAAGTCCAGTATTTTCTTACGAAAGGAGCTACTACAAATGCAGATGTAGTGTTTTTGTTTTCGTTAATAAAGCTAGAATTAGCGATAGTCCCAGTTGTAGTAGTCGTCGTTTTATCGTTTTTGTAACCTACTCCTAAACCTACAGCTAAGTTAGTCCCTACGAAATATCCTACAGTTGGAAGAACTTTGAAGCTCTCTACTTTAGTATCATTATTGTTATTTTCGTTTTGAGAATAACCTACTTGTCCTGAAAGATATGTAGTTCCTTTAGCAATCTGAGCGTTTGATAAACCAAAAAGTGCAACAGCACCCGCTAATAATATTTTTTTCATTTTAAAAAATTTTAATACTTTCTGAGGGCAAATTTACAGTGGACACCCCTAATATTAAAATTTGTTAACGTGATTAATATCATTGACCAATACTAACCTTTTATAAAAATAAATCTTAGCTCACAAGAGATTTTGATTTTTTCACAATTTTATGAATAAAAAAACTACAAATTTTCAATTAGAGCTCAATATGTTTGCTGTTTATGATTTGTTGTTTTCACCAGAATTAGCTCTTTTTTTATAATTTACATAAAATGTATTATGTAAAACATTAACATTTAAGCTGTTAACTCTTAAAATTTAAACAACCGTTTATGAATATTCTAAATAAAGTAAATATTATATAGTAAAAAACAGGGTAAAGACAAAGTAAGTTAATAGATAAGCATCCCTAACAAACTTTTAAAGCCATTACCATAAACCTGAAGGGAAAATAAGACCTCTAAACACCGGTTTGTGCTTTTTCAAAGATACTTTCCTTAAAGAAACAAAAAACTCCGGCGTTGGGCCGGAGTTTAATATATTGCTTTTACCTTCCTTATTTCAAAAAGAAATTATATCCTAAGTTGATAGCTCCTACATTCCAGTTATTTCTATACCATCCATAGTCACGTCTGTTACTGACAGTCTGATACCCTAAATACAACTCCCCTTTCTTCATTTGATATCCAAATTTAGGCTGTGCATAGAATCCTCCGTCCATACTGTCTTTGGTAGAAATACCATATCCTAAGTCTAATCCTACAAAAATAGGAGCTCCTGAAAATTTATATTTACCGGAAACCGCTACAGGAATAAACCCAAAATCATCAAAATTATCTTTTCCGAAGAAATGAGAATATCCGGTTGTTACCCCAAGGTCAAGCCCTTTTGTAATATTCCACATATAAGCAGCATCTATTCCCAGAGTAAATGAAGACACATCACTTGCATCAGATACAGGAACACCAATATGCCCACCCAGTTTAAAACCTTCCTGTGCTTGAGCAGCACCTCCTAAAAGTGCAAAAGCACCTAATAATAATAGTTTTTTCATTTTTTTAGTAGCTTTATGAATTGTCGTGCAAAAATACTAATTATTTTTGTGATGAGAGCCAACTCAGCGGATGGGGTTTTCCCGGAAAATAAAAAACAGGACAAATCTCTGCCCTGTTCTATACTATTGTCCTGAGTTTCTGATTAGTTTCCTCCGAATTTGAAACCAATACCAACCTGTAGGAAGCTATTCGTTAACTTTCCGTCTCCTGAATCTTTGGCCAGGTTAGAAACACCGTAATTGTATCTTGCGTCAAAGAATAATCCGTTCTCCAGAGAATATTCAGCACCAATGAAAGGAGCAATATTCAAAGTATTCATCTGGTCTTTGATATCCACTTTATCTCCTAAACCGAACTCAGCAGCCAGCTCTCCCGGAATCTCCGCTCCTCCTGTTACTTCATATTTTGCTTTTGCAGTAAGGATAATACCAAAACTAGCACCCGCAGAAACAGCTAAATTTTCAGTAATAAAATATTTAGCAGAAACAGGAATCAATAAAGTACCGAAAGTGGTTTTTGCTTTTACGCGAACATTTCCTTCAAAATCTCCTTCAAATGAACCGGTCTCGTCTACTTTACCTCCCAGCGGAGAATATAAAACTTCCCCCTGAAGACCGAATTTATCACTGATTTTGTACTCAACCAATCCGCCTACATAGAAAGTATGCATGGGATCTGAACTTTCAGACTGGCCGTCCGACTTCATTTTTAAGGTCGATAATGAATATCCTGCTTTAGCACCGAATCTTGCTTCCTGAGCGCTTACGTTGATTCCCAAAACAGCTGCCGCTGCAATTAGTAAAAGTTTTTTCATGGTATTAGTTTTAAAATTTTTAAGGACTGCAAAACTAATTATTTTTTTACCAATTGCAAACTTTAAAGGATTTTTTTCACAATTTATGCCGTTTATATTAAATATTAATCATCTCTAAGCCTCTTCTCCTCATCGTTATACGCCAGAATAATTTTTCTTACCACCGGGTGTCTTACCACGTCTTCTTCGGTAAGATGGACAAAGCCGATCTCATTAACCCCGTTCAGAATTCTCATGGCCTCTTTCAATCCGGACTGCTGGTTTTTCGGAAGGTCGATCTGGCTTGGGTCTCCTGTAATGATAAATTTAGCATTCATCCCCATCCTGGTCAGAAACATTTTCATCTGGGCATGGGTGGTATTCTGCGCTTCATCAAGAATGACGAAGGCATCATCCAGGGTACGGCCTCTCATGAAAGCCAGCGGTGCAACCTCAATTACTTTTTTCTCCATGAAGCCTTCAAGTTTTTCATGCGGAATCATATCACGAAGGGCATCATACAAGGGCTGCAAATAAGGATCCAGCTTCTCCTTTAGGTCTCCGGGTAAAAATCCAAGGCTCTCCCCTGCTTCTACAGCGGGCCTTGTAAGAATGATCCTTTTCACCTCTTTATCTCTTAACGCTCTTGCAGCCAAGGCAACACTCGTATAGGTTTTTCCCGTTCCCGCAGGACCGATCGCAAAAACCATATCTTTTTTCTCTGTTTCCTTTACCAGCTTTTTAAGATTCGTTGTTTTAGCCTTAATGATCTTTCCATTGACTCCCTTTACAATAATATCCTGGTCAAAGATCAGCTGCTTTTCATTTTCATCTTTAATATTCAGTATATTTTCAACGTCTTTCAGGCCTATTGAGTTATTTTTGGAAATAAAACGGACAATATCGTCCAATTTTTGTTTCAATATGTCTAATGCTTCCTGATTTCCCATCGCAAAGATAACATGATCTCTTCCGGTGATTTTAAGGGTTGGAAAGCTTGATTTTATTAAGTTGAAATATTGGTTATTAACTCCATAGAAGATTTTTGCATCAATATCTTCCAGATCATATGTTAATTCAAACATGCAGTATTTTTATTTTTAGATTTTAAAATTAAAGCTTTTTTTCAAATTTATGTCAAATTCTTTTCAACAATCTTTCGGGCTTTCTTTTTATTTTAAATAACTTTGCAATACTACACTATTCTAAAATTGCTCATGTCAATTATTACCCTTACTTCGGATTTCGGAAATTTAGATTACAGAGTTTCGGCTGTGAAAGGCAAAATCCTGTCTCTAAATCCTGAGGTTAATATTATTGATATAACCCACGATATCCAGGCATTCAACCTTATACAGACCTCATATATTGTAAGAAACGCTTATAAATATTTCCCTAAAGGAACCATTCATATCCTTTCTGTAGATAGTTTTTACAATAAATCAAGAAAAAATATACTTTACAAAGCAGACGGGTCCTACTTTCTGGCAGCAGATAACGGTCTTCTGAGCCTTGTATTTTTTGACATCAAGCCTGAAGCCATCTATGAAATCACGCTGAACAACCGTTTTGATGATATCATTAATTTTACATCAACCGATATTTTCGTCCCGGCAGCAGTACATCTTGCCAACGGAGGACTTCCGGAAGTGATCGGAAGAAAGATCGATACCGCCAAACAGCTCATGTTCCCCAGACCCGTTTTCAATGAATCTGAAGGAATGATTATTGGAGAAGTCACCTATATTGATAATTTCGGAAATATAATCTCAAATATCAGCAAAGATTTCTTTGAAAATATGGGTAAAGGATACAGTAATTTTACCATAAAATTCAGAAACCTTAGCCTTTCAAAAGTATTTTCAAGCCATACCGAAGTGGTTTCTGACTGGGAAAGGGAAACCGAATTCCATGGACAATCTGCTGCAATATTCAATGACAGCCAGCTATTGGAACTTACGATCTATAAAGGAAGCAGGAAAAACGGAGCTAAAAGCCTGTTTGGATTGAATGTAGGCGAGAATATCTATATTGAATTTTCCTAAGATTATATATTTCATAAAAAAACCGATTTTTTTTATATATTTGTCAAAATCTAAAAATCAAAAATGGCAGAATACAAATTATTGCTTCCTTCCATGGGAGAAGGTGTTATGGAAGCGACAATTATCACTTGGTTATTCAATGAAGGTGATAACGTAAAAGAGGATGATTCCGTAGTAGAAATTGCAACAGATAAAGTAGATTCAGATGTACCGACGCCAGTTTCGGGGAAAATTGTAAAAATTTTAAAGCAAAAAGACGAAGTTGCAAAAGTTGGTGAAGCCATTGCTATTTTAGAAATTGAAGGAGAAGGCGGAAATACAGCTTCAGAAGAAGTAAAAACGGAAGCTCCGGCAGCTACTCCGGACAATGAAACATTAAAAGCGATTGAAGAGCCTTTAAAGACTGCAGCTTCAAACGTAGAATTTTCAGGAGACCTCTACTTATCTCCACTGGTAAAATCAATTGCCCAACAGGAAAATATTTCTGAAACTGAACTGAAAACGATCAAAGGAAGCGGTTTAGAAGGAAGAATTACTAAAGAAGATATATTGGCTTATGTTTCCAACAGAGGAAGCCAGCCCGCTCAGCAAGCTGCACCCGTACAGGCAGCTTCCACTCCGAAACCAGCAGTATCTGCTCCGGCAGCTACAGTTCCGGTAAGTGCAGGTGATGAAATCATTCCAATGGACAGAATGAGAAAGATCATTGCTGAAAACATGGTAAAAGCAAAACAAATTGCTCCACACGTAACCTCTTTCATCGAAACAGACGTTACCAACGTTGTAAAGTGGAGAAATAAAAACAAAGCAGCTTTTGAAAAGCGTGAAGGCGAAAAACTGACTTTCATGCCAATCTTCGTGAAAGCTGTAGTGAAAGCGATTCAGGATTTCCCGATGATCAATGTTTCTGTAAGTGGTGAAAATATCATCAAAAAGAAAAATATCAACATCGGTATGGCTACTGCCCTTCCGGACGGAAACCTTATCGTTCCTGTAATCAAAAATGCTGATCAGCTATCACTTTCCGGTCTTGCAAAAGCGATCAATGATTTAGCGTACAGAGCAAGAAACAAAAAATTAAGACCTGAAGACACTCAGGGAGCAACCTATACCATTTCTAACGTGGGAAGCTTCGGAAACCTTATGGGAACACCGATCATTCCTCAGCCTCAGGTCGCTATTTTAGCAATCGGAGCCATCGTTAAAAAACCGGCAGTTCTTGAAACGGCTGACGGAGATGTAATCGCCATCAGAAACTTAATGTTCATGTCTCACTCTTATGACCACAGAGTGGTAGACGGTTCTTTAGGAGGAATGATGCTGAAGCATGTTCACGACTACCTTGAAAACTGGGATCTGAACACAGAAATATAATGAATAATAATCAGCAATCAGCAATCAGCAATCAGCAATCAGCAATAAGTAATTTGTTGATTTTAAATACTAAACCTTCGATTAAATCGGAGGTTTTTTTATTGGAAAAAGCTGTAACATTTTATACAAATATTCAACAGACCATGTAACAGAGCAGACTGCTCAATTGTCTTATATAAACAACAACCTGAATTATCTCAAAATGAAACATATCCTTCCGGCAGCATTTGCATTACATATTTCCATAACCGCTTTATCACAACAAACCAATCAGTCCAGATTGATTGACAGCTATGTTAAAGAAGCAATGAAAAACAATAAAATCCCGGGATTGGCTCTTGGGATTATAAAAGATGGCACAATAATTTTTGAGCGGTATTACGGAACGGAAAATCTGGAAGATCTAAAAAAAGTGGGCCCAGGTTCAATGTTTAGAATATATTCTACTTCAAAATTAATAACCAACGTTGGCATTTTTCAACTGATTGAACAGGGAAAATTAGCTTTGGAAGACAACGTTTCAAAGTATGTTGAAAACCTACCCAAAGAATGGCAGGACGTAAAAGTAAAAAACTTATTGACGCACTCTTCCGGACTTCCGAATTTTGTTGAATTTAATGATATTCCGGTTAATGATTCTAACGCAAAAGTTATTGAACGCCTGGCAAAAGAAAAAATGGATTTTAAAACAGGAAATGAATACAGATACAATCAGACGAATTATATGCTCCTTACCATGATCATCGAAAAGATCACCGCGCAGTCTTTCAATGATTTCATTATTAACAATCAATTCTCTGATGTAAAAGATCAGGTATATTTCTCGTCAAATTCTCTTGAGAAAGTTCCCAATAGGGTTCAGAAATACAATTACAACAACACAACAAACCAATACGAACAATCTACATTTAATGACGGTGTGAGAGCACATTCCGGAAATGGATTAGCCATTACGCTTCCTGCCTTTTTAAAATGGAGCGGTCATCTCAGCAAAAATGATCTATTGAATCAACAAACGAAAGAAATGATGTGGAAACCATTTGACTATGGGAACAAAAAAGATGTTTTTGCCTACGGCTGGGAGATCAACAAATCGAATACTATTCCGTCTTACGGTTTTTCCGGTGGAAACGTCAGCGCTTACAGGATTTTTCCACAGAATAATATCACCATTATTATGATGTCGAACGGGTATAATTTTTTTCCGTCACAGTATCATATTGTCAATCATATTGCCTCCATCATCGATAAAAATCTGACCGATGCTTATTCTATAGCTGAAGAATCCATTATTGCTGGATTTGCCAAAACAAACAATCCCAATGCAGAAAAAAACTACTTTACGATCAGGGCTAAAAACCCCAAATGGGATTTTGAAGAGACATTGAATAATATCGGTTATATTGTAATGAGAAGCTCAAGAACTGATGAGGCTGTTACAATTTTTGAATTAAATGTAAAGGAACATCCGCAATCCGGAAATGCTTTTGACAGCTTAGGAGAAGGCTATTTTAATGCTAAAAACTATCCGTTGGCATTAAAAAATTACAAAAAATCTCTTGAATTGGACCCGCAAAATACCAATGCTTCCAATATGATTACTAAAATAGAAAATCTTATGGCTCTGAAAAATTAATTAAAAATCACCTCAATTCAATCCATAAAGTCCCGACAAAAGTTGGGATTTTTTTATTGAGCTCAAACCTTAGTTTTATTAAAAAAAATTAATAATATTCAGCTTTCAATTTTAAAATAAATTAAATAAATTCATTTTACATGATAAGTACTCTCTTGGAAGTTTAAGTTATTAGTATTAAATTTAAACAAATAATATTGGATAAGATGGATCCTGATTACAGAAAATATGATATGACAAGGTTTTTTGATTTCACGAAATTAATTACAGACGTTTATGATCAACTTCCAGAGTCCTATGATATTGCAGCTGCTGACATTCAAGATTCTGAAACGCTTACCATTGAAAGCGCTGAAATGATCTCAAAATTTTCAGAAGAAATATAAAATCTTCAAAATTCACGTACTTTTATACCTCTCAATTAACAAATGCTGAAAATTCTTGCCCCTATAAAAAAATCTCTCAAAAATTCCTTCGACAATATCCGAAACGAACAACTGAAGCACAATCTCCTTCAGGCCATCCCTTTTTGGATCGGATCATTGATCACCGGCTTCTTTGCTGTGATGTATGCTAAGATATTTGCATGGGGCGAACATCTTATGAATTTCATTTTTGACTGGCATGCGTGGATGATTTTCATTATCGCTCCTATCGGTTTCGTCCTTTCCTGGTGGCTGGTGAAAGAATTTGCTCCGAATGCCAAAGGAAGCGGCATTCCACAGGTGATGGCAGCTGTAGAACTGGCCAACCCGAAAGAGCATCGGAAAATCAGAAGTCTTTTAAGCATTAAGATTATTTTTTTCAAAATCCTGTCCTCAGTCATTCTGGTTATTGGAGGAGGTGCTGTAGGACGTGAGGGCCCTACCATACAAATTGCAGGTTCTGTTTTCAGAAAAGTAAATGAGTACCTCCCCGAATGGTGGCCGAAGATCTCCAAGAAAAACATGATTATGACCGGAGCGGCAGCCGGACTTGCGGCAGCGTTCAATACGCCGTTGGGAGGAATTGTATTTGCGGTGGAAGAGCTTTCAAAAACGCATATTAATTACTTTAAAACCGCTTTGTTTACAGCGGTTATTATCGCGGGATTAACGGCTCAGACACTCGCAGGATCTTATTTATACCTTGGCTACCCGAAAACCCATGATGTTTCTTTGATGATTATGTTTCCGATTATCCTTGTGGCTGGAACAGCGGGTATTCTTGCCAGCCAGCTTTCTGTTATCATGCTCAAAATAAGCAGCTGGAAAAAGAAAAACTGAAAACAGATAAAGCGAATGTCATATTCTTAGTTATTTCCGCTTTAATTATTGCTTCCATAGCCTATTTTATCAACAAGGAAATTCTGGGTTCCGGAAAAGAGATCATGGAACGTGTTCTTTTTACCAAAGACAAACATGAAGACTGGTATGTCCCGATTCTAAGAATGCTCGGCCCTGCCCTGTCCTTTACTTCCGGGGGTGCCGGAGGGATCTTCGCACCTGCCCTTACTGCGGGAGCCAGTATTGGTTCTGTGATTTCAGGAGCTATTCATCTGACGCCCAATGAGACCAATGTCGTTATTCTTGCCGGAATGGTGGCATTTCTGACAGGAATTACCAGAGCTCCGTTTACTTCAGCGATTATTGTGTTGGAAATGACGGACAGACATTCTTTAATTTTTCATCTGATGCTTGCCGGCATGGTATCTTCCATTACGTCTATTTTGGTAAGCAGACATTCTTTATATGATGTATTGAAAGTGAATTTTTTAACGGAAATCAGGCAGCATGATTAATTGCGGATTAATAGGTCAACCGGGCAGCTTTAATCCTTTTTCACCATCAGATTAAAATCTTTAAACGCGTGTAATAATGCTACTGCAGCTTCATAGTCAAGTAATTTTAAACTAAAATACAAAAAACAACATATTGCAGCAACTAGCAAACAATTTCACCACTCCTCTTGTATATTACAAATATAATGTATAATTTTGCACCTCGAAATAATTAACAAATTCATTTAACATTATGAACAATTACGAAACTGTTTTCATTTTAACTCCCGTTCTATCTGAGTCACAGGTAGAGGAAGCAGTGAACAAGTATGTAGATCTTATCAAAGAAAAGAACTGCGAAATCGTTGCTAAAGAAAATTGGGGATTAAAAAAATTAGCTTATCCTATCCAATTGAAAAAGAATGGGTTCTACACTTTAATCGAATTCAAAGGAGAAGGTACTGTAGTGGCTGATCTAGAATTAGCATTTAAGCGTGACGAGAGAGTAATCCGTTACCTTACTACAAAACTTGACAAGCATGCTGTTGAGTACGCTGTAACTAGAAGAACTAAAGTAAAAGCAGCTAAAGCTTAATTATTAACCCTATTTTTTAAAAAAGACAAGACATGGCAATAGATGAAATGGCTAAACAAGCCTCAGCTGGAGGAGAATCAGAAGTAAAATTCCTTACTCCGCTTGATATCAATACAAAATCTGAAAAGAAGTATTGTAGATTCAAAAAATACGGAATTAAGCACGTTGACTACAAAGATGCTGATTTCTTATTACAGTTCGTTAACGAGCAAGGTAAGATTTTACCAAGAAGATACACTGGAACTTCTTTAAAATACCAAAGAAAAGTTTCTGCTGCTATCAAAAGAGCAAGACACCTTGCATTACTACCATACGTAGCTGACTTATTGAAATAAGACAAAAATAAATAAAGGAAGAGGGCAACCTCTTCTTTTGTTGCTGAATACATCATTAATTCTAACTTGATTTTAGATATAAACCTAAAATCTGAAAAAGGACAACAACAATGGAAATTATCCTAAAAAAAGACGTAGAAAACTTAGGACTTGAGTTTGATACAGTAAACGTAAAGCCAGGTTATGCTAGAAACTTCTTAATTCCTCAAGGAATTGCTCTTTTAGCTACCCCTAAAAACAAAGCTGCTTTAGAAGCTACATTAGAAGCTAGAAAAGAAGAAGAAGCTAAATTAATCGCTACTGCTAACGCTGTAGTTGATCAATTGAAGAAAACAGCTGTTACTATTCCTGCAAAAGTAGGTTCTGGTGATAAATTATTCGGATCTATCAACAATGCTGACTTAGCTGCTGCTTTAGAAAAGGCTGGTGTTTCTGTAGATAAAAAATACATCAAAATCCCTGGAAGCACGATCAAAAGAACAGGTAAATTCTCTGCTCTTATCAGACTTCACAGAAATGTTGAGTACAACTACGAGTTTGACATCGTTTCTGACGCTCCGGTTGTAGCTGCTCCTGCTAAAAAGGAAGAAGCTAAATCTGAAGAAGCTTAATAAGCGACTGAGAATTTCTCACCATATAAGACCACTTCAATTTATTTGGAGTGGTTTTTTGTGCAATGTGAGTAGAGCCGAGAATCAAGAGTCAAGAGACAAGATGTATTTCTAAAAAATTAATTTCAGAACCTGGATTAATCTCCAGTTACAATTCGGGGTTCAAAGAGCCACAGAATTCTCCCACTCTCAATCCTCCAACCAGCTACCTATCTCCTCTCAGTTTCTGCTGATATTCCGTAGGAGCTACTCCAATGACCTTCTTGAAAATATTGCTAAAGGAGGATAAGCTGTTATAGCCTACCATCATCGCAATTTCGTACATATTGTATTTTCCTTCCAGCATAAGCTCAAGAGAACGGGTGATTCTCAATGCTCTTAAGAAACGTACGTAATTCATCCCTAAAATCTCTTTAAACTTTCTGGAAAGGGTTCTGGTACTCATTCCAAATTCTTTGGCTGTAGATTCTATCGTAAGCGGTTTTTCAAGGTTGGCATGAATGTATTTTGCAATTTTCAGCAGGGTCTCATCTTTTGGAAAAGGATGCTGTACCGGAAAAGCTAACTTTTTATCTCTTTTTTCCGGAAGAATGCCTTTTAAAGCTTTAAGGAAATAATATTTAGAACCATCATTTTTTGTGATTTTTCCATCCCAGTCTTTGGTATATAAAATCATCTCCCGAAGTAGGTTATTGACTGAATAAATATTAATTTCATCAAAAAAGCCATTTTCAATTTCATCTTTTTTAAAATAAAAATTATAAAGATCCACTTTCGGACTGGTTGAAAAAATATAATGCGGAGTTCCCGCAGGGATCCACATAAAGCATCTTGCAGGAAGATACCAATGCTTCAAATCTGTAAAAACATGTACTATACCACCTTCAGCATAGACTAACTGGGCAGAGCTATGATAATGGATATCGGTAGTGACATTGCCTGTGAGCACATGATACACATAAAATTCGGCATCTTCTTCT contains:
- a CDS encoding porin family protein, with translation MKKILLASALAVVAGLNAQTNFGVKGGYTLSKLNSNEDPEFEGVSGGLKSKSGFYIGALVEHKFTNKFAVQGEVQYANLGGKVEVGMSGITVTEKLRFNRIVIPVSAKYYPVPEFGVYAGPYVSFKTNTSVKIEVSGGMPDPRAIREGEQFLEQQFNDHLKSTEFGLFFGADFKIYKGLFLDARYSFGLTNMIKNPVDGEKLKMDFFQLGLGYRFK
- a CDS encoding porin family protein, encoding MKKILLTGAVALFGLSNAQIAKGTTYLSGQIEYHHNENNEVNGSRKDDVFKILPTAGYFVASNLAVGLGVGYKSAVSKYEVGDAAISNVLEIKDTDNAFVVTPFVRKYWTLSEKLYIFGQLLVPLEFGQEKIESSSASDGGDPFFNYYFSQKNKYTRIGVNIKPGLDYFLNKNWSIEATLGEFGYNTYKADYEGATRKNKYQFGLNLSSVTFGVKYVFAK
- a CDS encoding outer membrane beta-barrel protein; protein product: MKKILLAGAVALFGLSNAQIAKGTTYLSGQVGYSQNENNNNDTKVESFKVLPTVGYFVGTNLAVGLGVGYKNDKTTTTTTGTIANSSFINENKNTTSAFVVAPFVRKYWTLADKLYIFGQLEVPMEFGQYKTEKDATVTTGSTTTSTSTSDKANYTSIGVNIKPGLDYFLNKNWSIEATIGEFGYNTNKLDVDGAKRVNDYKFGLNLSSVTFGVKYVFAK
- a CDS encoding porin family protein, whose amino-acid sequence is MKKLLLIAAAAVLGINVSAQEARFGAKAGYSLSTLKMKSDGQSESSDPMHTFYVGGLVEYKISDKFGLQGEVLYSPLGGKVDETGSFEGDFEGNVRVKAKTTFGTLLIPVSAKYFITENLAVSAGASFGIILTAKAKYEVTGGAEIPGELAAEFGLGDKVDIKDQMNTLNIAPFIGAEYSLENGLFFDARYNYGVSNLAKDSGDGKLTNSFLQVGIGFKFGGN
- a CDS encoding PhoH family protein, translated to MFELTYDLEDIDAKIFYGVNNQYFNLIKSSFPTLKITGRDHVIFAMGNQEALDILKQKLDDIVRFISKNNSIGLKDVENILNIKDENEKQLIFDQDIIVKGVNGKIIKAKTTNLKKLVKETEKKDMVFAIGPAGTGKTYTSVALAARALRDKEVKRIILTRPAVEAGESLGFLPGDLKEKLDPYLQPLYDALRDMIPHEKLEGFMEKKVIEVAPLAFMRGRTLDDAFVILDEAQNTTHAQMKMFLTRMGMNAKFIITGDPSQIDLPKNQQSGLKEAMRILNGVNEIGFVHLTEEDVVRHPVVRKIILAYNDEEKRLRDD
- a CDS encoding SAM-dependent chlorinase/fluorinase; this translates as MSIITLTSDFGNLDYRVSAVKGKILSLNPEVNIIDITHDIQAFNLIQTSYIVRNAYKYFPKGTIHILSVDSFYNKSRKNILYKADGSYFLAADNGLLSLVFFDIKPEAIYEITLNNRFDDIINFTSTDIFVPAAVHLANGGLPEVIGRKIDTAKQLMFPRPVFNESEGMIIGEVTYIDNFGNIISNISKDFFENMGKGYSNFTIKFRNLSLSKVFSSHTEVVSDWERETEFHGQSAAIFNDSQLLELTIYKGSRKNGAKSLFGLNVGENIYIEFS
- a CDS encoding dihydrolipoamide acetyltransferase family protein, giving the protein MAEYKLLLPSMGEGVMEATIITWLFNEGDNVKEDDSVVEIATDKVDSDVPTPVSGKIVKILKQKDEVAKVGEAIAILEIEGEGGNTASEEVKTEAPAATPDNETLKAIEEPLKTAASNVEFSGDLYLSPLVKSIAQQENISETELKTIKGSGLEGRITKEDILAYVSNRGSQPAQQAAPVQAASTPKPAVSAPAATVPVSAGDEIIPMDRMRKIIAENMVKAKQIAPHVTSFIETDVTNVVKWRNKNKAAFEKREGEKLTFMPIFVKAVVKAIQDFPMINVSVSGENIIKKKNINIGMATALPDGNLIVPVIKNADQLSLSGLAKAINDLAYRARNKKLRPEDTQGATYTISNVGSFGNLMGTPIIPQPQVAILAIGAIVKKPAVLETADGDVIAIRNLMFMSHSYDHRVVDGSLGGMMLKHVHDYLENWDLNTEI
- a CDS encoding serine hydrolase, which gives rise to MKHILPAAFALHISITALSQQTNQSRLIDSYVKEAMKNNKIPGLALGIIKDGTIIFERYYGTENLEDLKKVGPGSMFRIYSTSKLITNVGIFQLIEQGKLALEDNVSKYVENLPKEWQDVKVKNLLTHSSGLPNFVEFNDIPVNDSNAKVIERLAKEKMDFKTGNEYRYNQTNYMLLTMIIEKITAQSFNDFIINNQFSDVKDQVYFSSNSLEKVPNRVQKYNYNNTTNQYEQSTFNDGVRAHSGNGLAITLPAFLKWSGHLSKNDLLNQQTKEMMWKPFDYGNKKDVFAYGWEINKSNTIPSYGFSGGNVSAYRIFPQNNITIIMMSNGYNFFPSQYHIVNHIASIIDKNLTDAYSIAEESIIAGFAKTNNPNAEKNYFTIRAKNPKWDFEETLNNIGYIVMRSSRTDEAVTIFELNVKEHPQSGNAFDSLGEGYFNAKNYPLALKNYKKSLELDPQNTNASNMITKIENLMALKN